A window of Tripterygium wilfordii isolate XIE 37 chromosome 7, ASM1340144v1, whole genome shotgun sequence contains these coding sequences:
- the LOC120002607 gene encoding RING-H2 finger protein ATL16-like produces MLFLPPQQPVVTAQTNNEDTINPVPPQQRSFSEPRKTMISSGVVFQYKKSHHEEEQEESRNNDCVICLDKFEEGELCRVLDRCNHVYHRFCIDKWLFKDTHCPLCRSSVCHERTVDDRVLDQV; encoded by the exons ATGTTATTTCTACCACCACAACAACCAG TTGTGACTGCACAAACGAATAATGAAGACACCATCAACCCAGTCCCTCCCCAGCAGCGCTCCTTTAGTGAGCCAAGGAAGACGATGATTTCATCTGGTGTTGTTTTTCAATACAAGAAGAGTCATcatgaagaagaacaagaagaaagtaGGAATAACGATTGCGTGatatgcttggacaagtttgAAGAAGGAGAACTTTGTAGGGTTCTTGATAGATGCAACCATGTCTACCATCGATTCTGTATCGATAAGTGGCTCTTCAAGGACACACATTGCCCGCTCTGTCGCTCTTCTGTTTGCCACGAACGCACTGTTGACGATCGAGTGCTCGACCAAGTTTAA